A genomic region of Thunnus albacares chromosome 4, fThuAlb1.1, whole genome shotgun sequence contains the following coding sequences:
- the LOC122980708 gene encoding uncharacterized protein C20orf85 homolog: MADSQRTSEPINFVHQDEIWKAHVKVVKDSADVWPSKWGFLTEAYKEYERESTKLMEAVRRVELPHHLAARPSTPPEKYIHVGPSPPVPQTSQALIGWRSGHSHLQLEKYGTVHYGRRSFLKELGWPLDSCN; the protein is encoded by the exons ATGGCGGATTCACAGCGAACATCTGAACCCATCAACTTTGTACATCAGGATGAAATCTG gaaAGCACATGTAAAAGTTGTGAAGGATTCAGCTGACGTCTGGCCCAGCAAGTGGGGCTTCCTTACCGAGGCTTACAAGGAG TATGAGAGGGAGAGTACGAAGCTGATGGAGGCAGTCAGGAGAGTGGAGCTTCCCCATCACCTGGCAGCACGACCCTCGACCCCTCCAGAAAAATACATCCAT GTTGGCCCCTCTCCTCCTGTTCCACAGACAAGTCAGGCCCTTATTGGGTGGCGTTCAGGTCACTCACATCTTCAGCTGGAAAAGTATGGCACAGTGCATTATGGGAGGCGTAGTTTTCTGAAGGAACTGGGCTGGCCTCTGGACTCTTGCAACTGA